The following coding sequences are from one Gemmatimonadota bacterium window:
- a CDS encoding OsmC family protein, which yields MSVATQQHPNGVNVEQLVQTVEAIQAQPELAQFQFRARSRWITGGKSETRIRGFYGAGGEDSSRPESFVLVGDEPPVLLGTNEGPNAVEVVLHALTSCLTVGLVYNAAARGITVHAIAFEVVGALDLRGFLGLSDMVRPGFEEIQLRVHLETDASEEALAELWTHVLRTSPLLDILRNPVPVTIGLAA from the coding sequence ATGTCGGTCGCGACGCAGCAGCACCCCAACGGAGTCAACGTCGAGCAGCTCGTGCAGACGGTCGAAGCCATTCAAGCGCAGCCCGAGCTCGCCCAATTCCAGTTTCGCGCCCGGTCGCGGTGGATCACGGGCGGAAAGTCGGAAACCCGCATCCGGGGATTCTATGGAGCGGGAGGCGAGGACTCCTCCAGGCCCGAGTCCTTCGTGCTCGTCGGCGACGAGCCGCCGGTCCTTCTCGGCACGAACGAGGGCCCGAACGCGGTGGAGGTCGTGCTCCATGCGCTCACCTCCTGCCTCACGGTGGGCCTCGTATACAACGCCGCGGCGCGCGGGATCACGGTACACGCCATCGCCTTCGAGGTCGTGGGTGCCCTCGACCTCCGGGGATTCCTCGGGCTCTCCGACATGGTGCGCCCCGGATTCGAGGAAATCCAGCTCCGGGTCCACCTGGAGACCGACGCTTCCGAAGAGGCGCTCGCCGAGCTCTGGACACATGTTCTGCGTACGTCTCCGCTCCTCGACATCCTCAGGAACCC